Within Chrysiogenia bacterium, the genomic segment GCGTGCGCCCGCGGATCTCAAGCACGGGCATGGGCCTGGTGATCCAGTAGAGCCAGCCGCCCACCAGTATCCCGGCGATGAGAACGTAGACCGCTTTTTTCATGCCCGAAGTATAGCCGATGCGGGCGGCGCCTGACTGCGAGTTAGCTCACGTACAAGAGTCCAACCTCCGATTCCCCCTCTCCCTTTCAGGGAGAGGGGCTGATCAGACGCCATCCGGTTCCAGGTCCACGTAGCACTCCATCGTAAACGCGGGCGTGCACAGGCAGTCGAAGACGAGGTCTTCCTCGCCCGTGTTGGTGATGCGCTGACGGACGCCGGCGGGGATAATCGCCACGTCGCCCGGGCCGACCACCGCAGGCGGTTCCTCTCCCACCTCGACGCGGCCGCTGCCGCTCACGATGACATAGCGCTCGGCCACTCCCTCGAGCTTGTGCCAGGCGGTCGTGACGCCGGGCTCGACCCGCGCTCTGGCAACCGAGAGCGCGGGATCGTCGGCGGCGCCCAGCCACTCGGTCACGAAGCAGCGCTCGGGGATGTAGAACTCGGCCGGGCGCGCGCTCGCGCGTTTGATGGTGGGTTTCATCGCATCGCCTCCCTGCCCTGTCATGCTGAGGGCGTAGCCCGAAGGATCTCAACCCTTGAGGGCCTCCAATCAACCTGCGTGGCCGGCAAAGGCGTGACGACGTTGAGATCCTTCGCTTTGCTCAGGATGACAAGAGAGTTTTCTCCGCTAGCCGCGGGTTTCGGCGCCGGGTTTGCGCTCGATCACTTCGAGGCGGTAGCCGTCTGGATCGGAGATGAAGGCGATCTTCGAGCCGCTGCCGATGGTCTTGGGCGGCGTCGAGAAGTTCACCTGGTCCTTGAACTCGGCGTAGAAGGCATCGAGATCGGGCACGTGAAGCGCCATGTGGGAGTAGCCATCGCCGACGGTGTAGGGCTCGGTGCGGCCGTGGTTGTAGGTGAGCTCGATGTCGAAGGGATCGCCGGGCCAGCCGATGAACGCCAGGGTGGCATCGGCGCCGGGCAGTTCCTTCTTCGTGCGAACTTCCATGCCGAGCTTGTTGCAGTAGAAATCGAGCGAGGCGTCGAGATCGAGCACCCGCAGGCAGGTATGGACGAGCTTGTAAGCCATGGCTTTCTCCTTGGAAGAAAGTGTAACCACAGATGAACACAGATAGACACAGATGCAAAGACGGACCCGCCCCATCCGTGTTCATCTGTGGCCATCTGTGGTTTCAAGAAAAAGGGCCCCCAAGCGGGGGCCCCTGTAAACACAGCGAAGCTGTTTAGACGCGCTCAATGATGGTCGAGATGCCCATGCCGAAGCCGATGCACATGGTGGCCAGGCCGTAGCGCTTGTTGGTGCGCTCGAGTTCGTTGACCAGCGTGGTGATCAGGCGCGCGCCGGTGGCACCCAGCGGGTGGCCCAGTGCAATAGCGCCGCCGTTGACATTGACCGTGTCCCAGTCGAACCCAAGATCCTGACCGCAGGCCAGCGGCACCGAGGCGAAGGCCTCGTTGATCTCGACGAGGTCGATGTCGGACATCTTCATGCCCGTCTTCTTGAGAAGCTTTTCGGTCGAAGGAATCGGACCGGTGAGCATGATGACCGGCTCGCTGCCGGCCACGGCCATGCCGACGATGCGGGCACGCGGCTTGAGGTTCAGCTCCTTCACGGCCTTCTCGCTGGCGAGCATGACGGCGCTGGCGCCGTCGACGATGCCCGAGCTGTTGCCGGCATGAATCACGCCGTCCTTGGGCTTGAAGACGGGCTTGAGCTTGGCAAGGCCCTCCACTGTGGTCTCGGGCCGCGGGTGCTCATCGGTATCGACAGTGATCTTGACCTTGTCGTCGCCGACCTTCTCCTGCTTGAGGGTGCGTCCGAACTTCTTGAGATGGGCCTCGTAGGCTTCGGCGGTGCCGGCATCGACGGTTACTTCCAGCGGCGTGATCTCGGCATCGAACTTGCCGGCCTCGATGGCGGCCTTGGCATTCTGCTGGCTTTTGACGGCGAACTGGTCGAGGTCGTCGCGCGAGAGCTTCCACTTGGAGGCGATCATCTCGGCCGAGACGCCCTGAGGAACCAGCGCATACTTCGAGGTGAGCAGGCGGCTGGGCGCTCCGATGTCGGCGCCCATGGGCGCGCGGGTCATGCTCTCGACGCCGGCACCGACTACCAGGTCCTGCGTGCCGCTCATGATACCCTGCGCCGCGAAATTGACGGCCTGCTGGCCCGAGCCGCAGAAACGGTTGATGGCCACGCCCGAGACTTCGATGGGCCAGCCGGCGGCCAGCACCGCGCCGCGCGAGACGTTGGTACCCTGCTCGCCGGTCTGGGTGACGCAGCCCATGATGACGTCGTCGACCTGCTTGAGCTGTTCGGTGTCGAGCTTGCACTGCTCGGCAAGGCCGTTGAGCGCTGCCGTTGCCAGATCGACCGGATGGGTCTTGGCCAGCACACCCTTCTTGCGGCCCATGGCCGTGCGGGTGCATCCGACGATGTATGCGGTATCTGCCATTTTCGTGTTCCTCCTGCGCGTTGGCGCGTGCCTGGGGCGAGTTGTGTATCTGCCCCGGCGTCGGCGAATCCGCCTGCTCCTTGTTTGGATGCAGAGGAATTGCCACAGAGGTTCTACCGTTAAATTGACTGGCCAGTCAATTGATCGTGCGAGCGGGGAGTTCCCGCCGCCGCAAAAGGCTGAATGCCCTTCAGGTCTGATCCGCCAAGTCCCTGAAAAGACTGGCGAGATCGCGACTCGCACCTGACTGGGGGTCGGAATAAAGTGCTTCCAATTCTCCCCGAAACCGCGATACCTTGCCCCGGCACCGGGCATCTAACTTTTTAGCTGTCAGCGGATCTGCATCCACGGGAGACATCATTGTGATCAAGCGTTTTGCCCGCTTCGTCATCGACCAGCGCGTATTCATCCTTGCGCTCAACCTCGTCATGTTCGCCTTCTTTGCATGGAAGGCCCTCGACATCGGTTTCGTGATGACTCCCGAGATCTGGTTCCGCCCCACCGACCCGGCGCGCGTGGCCTACGATCAGCTCCATGAATATTTCGGCGACGATGAATT encodes:
- a CDS encoding cupin domain-containing protein gives rise to the protein MKPTIKRASARPAEFYIPERCFVTEWLGAADDPALSVARARVEPGVTTAWHKLEGVAERYVIVSGSGRVEVGEEPPAVVGPGDVAIIPAGVRQRITNTGEEDLVFDCLCTPAFTMECYVDLEPDGV
- a CDS encoding VOC family protein; protein product: MAYKLVHTCLRVLDLDASLDFYCNKLGMEVRTKKELPGADATLAFIGWPGDPFDIELTYNHGRTEPYTVGDGYSHMALHVPDLDAFYAEFKDQVNFSTPPKTIGSGSKIAFISDPDGYRLEVIERKPGAETRG
- a CDS encoding thiolase family protein, which encodes MADTAYIVGCTRTAMGRKKGVLAKTHPVDLATAALNGLAEQCKLDTEQLKQVDDVIMGCVTQTGEQGTNVSRGAVLAAGWPIEVSGVAINRFCGSGQQAVNFAAQGIMSGTQDLVVGAGVESMTRAPMGADIGAPSRLLTSKYALVPQGVSAEMIASKWKLSRDDLDQFAVKSQQNAKAAIEAGKFDAEITPLEVTVDAGTAEAYEAHLKKFGRTLKQEKVGDDKVKITVDTDEHPRPETTVEGLAKLKPVFKPKDGVIHAGNSSGIVDGASAVMLASEKAVKELNLKPRARIVGMAVAGSEPVIMLTGPIPSTEKLLKKTGMKMSDIDLVEINEAFASVPLACGQDLGFDWDTVNVNGGAIALGHPLGATGARLITTLVNELERTNKRYGLATMCIGFGMGISTIIERV